A genomic segment from Saimiri boliviensis isolate mSaiBol1 chromosome 14, mSaiBol1.pri, whole genome shotgun sequence encodes:
- the LOC101051564 gene encoding choriogonadotropin subunit beta — translation MALVEGLLLCLLLSTGGAWASKEPLRPPCRPTNVILAVEKEGCPVCVPFNTTICAGYCSSMVRVMQTLPPLPQTVCNYHELRFTSVRLPGCRRGVDPVVYMPMAVSCRCALCRRSYSDCGSFRNESLGCDYATSQDSSSNVPPSNLTSPSQLLEPAVTPLVPQ, via the exons ATGGCTCTGGTGGAG GGACTGCTGCTGTGTCTGCTGCTGAGCACAGGTGGGGCATGGGCATCCAAGGAGCCACTTCGGCCGCCGTGCCGCCCCACCAATGTCATCCTGGCTGTTGAGAAGGAGGGCTGCCCTGTTTGCGTTCCCTTCAACACCACCATCTGCGCCGGCTACTGCTCCAGCATG GTACGAGTGATGCAGACCTTGCCGCCCTTACCCCAGACGGTGTGCAACTACCACGAGCTGCGCTTCACCTCCGTCCGGCTCCCTGGCTGTCGGCGCGGCGTGGATCCCGTGGTCTACATGCCCATGGCTGTCAGCTGTCGCTGTGCACTCTGCCGCCGAAGCTATTCTGACTGTGGGAGTTTCAGGAACGAGTCCCTGGGCTGTGACTACGCCACCTCCCAGGACTCTTCCTCTAATGTCCCTCCCAGCAACCTTACAAGTCCATCCCAACTCCTGGAGCCAGCAGTCACTCCATTAGTCCCACAATAA